The following are encoded together in the Anaerostipes caccae L1-92 genome:
- a CDS encoding C40 family peptidase has protein sequence MIIKKMKLSAAVVAMAGMILTSAPVNAAPKETAKPAAEDQKKENNQAQSKYADKVVAKVKSSSTLNIRKKPNTDSKILGKMKRGALGTIVKKGTEWTKVKSGDVTGYVKNDYLVFEDDIQAFAEKNIKKVAKVTTETLRVREKASKDADVVTLISEDETYKVKKQNSDWAKVKVDGETGYVSKDYVDVKYKFKKAKSMKQIKAERQAKLEAQRKAREAREQQSVQSSVQSSGSSSADTQSTGSSQSRKSIPASAGVSGTSTGKRVANYALQFVGNPYRYGGNSLTNGIDCSGFTQQVLAKFGYSISRTSSSQASEGVAVSTSNLRAGDLIFYGSGGGINHVALYIGGGQVVHASNSAPYPKGGIKVSNAFYRTPVCARRIIQ, from the coding sequence ATGATTATCAAGAAGATGAAACTGTCTGCCGCAGTTGTGGCCATGGCAGGTATGATATTGACATCGGCTCCTGTAAATGCGGCACCAAAAGAGACAGCAAAGCCGGCAGCGGAGGACCAGAAAAAAGAAAACAACCAGGCGCAGAGCAAGTATGCAGATAAAGTAGTTGCGAAAGTAAAGAGCTCCTCTACTTTGAACATAAGAAAGAAGCCGAATACAGATTCCAAGATTTTAGGAAAAATGAAAAGAGGAGCACTTGGAACGATTGTAAAAAAAGGCACAGAATGGACGAAGGTGAAATCCGGAGATGTGACCGGGTATGTGAAAAATGACTATCTTGTCTTTGAAGATGATATACAGGCTTTTGCAGAAAAAAATATAAAGAAGGTTGCAAAAGTTACAACAGAGACTCTCAGAGTCAGGGAAAAAGCTTCTAAAGATGCTGATGTTGTGACATTAATCTCCGAGGATGAAACTTATAAGGTGAAGAAACAGAACAGCGACTGGGCAAAGGTAAAAGTCGATGGTGAAACCGGATATGTTTCAAAAGATTATGTAGATGTAAAATATAAATTTAAAAAAGCAAAATCTATGAAGCAGATAAAGGCGGAACGTCAGGCAAAGCTGGAAGCACAAAGGAAAGCCCGGGAAGCTCGGGAACAGCAGTCCGTTCAGAGTTCTGTCCAGTCCTCAGGAAGCAGTTCCGCAGACACACAGAGCACTGGCAGCAGCCAGAGCAGGAAATCAATTCCGGCATCTGCAGGCGTTTCAGGAACATCCACAGGCAAAAGAGTAGCAAACTACGCACTGCAGTTTGTGGGGAACCCGTACCGCTACGGCGGAAACAGTCTCACGAACGGAATCGACTGTTCCGGATTTACACAGCAGGTTCTGGCCAAGTTCGGATACAGCATCAGCAGAACATCCAGCTCACAGGCCTCTGAAGGAGTCGCAGTTTCCACAAGCAATCTCCGTGCAGGAGATCTGATCTTCTACGGAAGCGGAGGAGGCATCAACCACGTAGCCCTTTATATCGGCGGCGGACAGGTTGTGCACGCAAGTAATTCAGCTCCTTATCCAAAAGGAGGGATCAAAGTCTCAAATGCGTTCTATCGGACTCCTGTATGTGCAAGAAGGATCATCCAGTAA
- a CDS encoding glucosaminidase domain-containing protein, which translates to MSKALRKAAGILCMVVLTLSVSVPAYAVEPDKAKETAETSSSSASETETEATTEEQTAAQEPKPTTASEKTATEKKGDKAKTEKVHNKKKKSKKKSKKKKDKKKDKEKKIVAPEDAVSVRSETALAREEKLKRQLLKEESLEQSLLHADKLKEEMQKFYQALNEQSGSVAIPGVVALTGVKKDGNDTQIGHRVNHLLLELSVKTKNGYLKDIAENYNFDVAGEMKVADVIEDEETIQLKQYLDQQILNCDKTQEQRLRELKKSRKKIRTLKKQIKELKADEPRVFDPMNLLKKSNLSVEEIRLMLKGSALEEEAPAFYKCEKKYGVNAVVVMGIAIHESAWGTSRRAREDHNLTGYGVTSDSAKGINAPTKEENLLMTAKLLKDKYLVKGGAYYHGPTVKGVNQCYCVGNTWAGYVTNRCYEIMKRL; encoded by the coding sequence GTGAGTAAAGCTTTAAGAAAGGCCGCAGGCATTTTGTGTATGGTCGTTCTTACTCTGAGCGTGTCGGTACCGGCATACGCCGTAGAACCGGACAAAGCAAAGGAGACTGCTGAGACTTCATCATCCAGTGCTTCAGAAACAGAGACAGAGGCGACTACAGAAGAACAGACGGCAGCACAGGAGCCCAAACCTACAACGGCTTCAGAAAAGACTGCCACAGAGAAAAAGGGGGACAAAGCAAAGACAGAAAAAGTACATAACAAGAAGAAAAAGTCTAAGAAGAAATCAAAAAAGAAAAAAGATAAGAAGAAAGACAAAGAAAAGAAAATCGTTGCTCCGGAAGATGCTGTTTCCGTCAGATCAGAGACAGCCCTTGCCAGAGAGGAAAAATTAAAAAGACAGCTCCTGAAGGAAGAAAGCCTGGAGCAGAGTCTCCTTCATGCGGATAAGTTAAAGGAAGAGATGCAGAAGTTTTATCAGGCGCTGAATGAGCAGAGCGGCAGTGTAGCGATTCCGGGTGTAGTGGCATTGACCGGGGTGAAGAAGGACGGGAATGACACTCAGATCGGTCACAGAGTCAATCATTTGCTGCTGGAACTGTCAGTAAAGACCAAAAACGGTTATCTCAAAGACATCGCAGAAAATTATAATTTTGATGTGGCCGGTGAAATGAAGGTGGCGGATGTCATCGAAGATGAGGAGACGATCCAGTTAAAGCAGTATCTGGACCAGCAGATTTTAAACTGTGACAAAACACAGGAGCAGAGGCTGAGAGAACTCAAAAAAAGCAGGAAAAAGATAAGGACACTGAAGAAGCAGATCAAAGAGCTGAAGGCGGATGAGCCCCGTGTATTTGATCCAATGAATCTTCTGAAGAAAAGCAACCTGTCAGTAGAAGAGATTCGCCTGATGCTGAAGGGATCTGCCTTAGAGGAAGAGGCTCCGGCATTTTATAAATGTGAGAAGAAATATGGGGTCAATGCAGTCGTGGTGATGGGCATTGCAATCCATGAGAGCGCATGGGGGACCAGCAGACGTGCCAGAGAGGACCACAACCTCACAGGCTACGGGGTCACATCTGACAGCGCCAAAGGCATCAATGCACCGACAAAGGAAGAGAATCTTCTGATGACTGCTAAACTGCTGAAAGATAAGTATCTCGTTAAGGGAGGGGCTTATTACCACGGCCCCACAGTAAAAGGAGTCAATCAGTGTTACTGTGTCGGGAACACATGGGCAGGCTATGTGACCAACCGATGCTATGAGATCATGAAAAGATTATAA
- a CDS encoding MFS transporter, producing the protein MKDKKISIKESFNLGKGWNLMIFAILAMLVTNAGVNDGLNVALPAIAKGAGLDYEVCLAMGTVAGFVGVAMMLVIAKFRDRFGGRKVSAVLFIIFGLTFYFLFLRAANIVMYALSQCIMVSCGQGCFYLCTGPMQSDWFPRKRGVVNGISTIGANIGTAVLAPLMTFLLGRAEYKVSLSVFAAAAVVLGIYAFVTLRDNPMDAGMYPDNVSKEKYETEYKDISDKDDYVSDWTISKMLKCKEVWIAAIVPGFITLGLLGIITQFVQRNVYLGLSTDMAVGAMTVAGLIGIIGSYGIGYIDTKIGTKKACMIYCGVFAFGILLNLLASFWPPLVYASIFIVGFSLGGSTNMSLSFPASIFGVLDYPKVNGVIFPINYCIGCLNFVVNAVVMKLTGSLTGAYIVFFCLFLVNILIVAATEEGKWDKLKHPELMNGGEKKQ; encoded by the coding sequence ATGAAGGACAAAAAAATATCTATAAAAGAAAGTTTTAATCTTGGAAAAGGCTGGAATCTTATGATTTTTGCAATTTTAGCCATGCTGGTTACAAACGCAGGCGTTAATGATGGATTAAATGTTGCACTGCCGGCGATTGCGAAAGGTGCGGGCCTTGACTATGAAGTCTGCTTAGCAATGGGAACTGTTGCAGGATTTGTCGGGGTAGCAATGATGCTGGTTATTGCGAAATTTCGTGATCGCTTTGGCGGACGAAAAGTAAGTGCAGTTTTATTTATCATTTTTGGGCTGACATTTTATTTTTTGTTTCTAAGAGCAGCCAATATTGTTATGTATGCACTTTCTCAATGTATCATGGTTAGTTGTGGACAAGGTTGTTTTTATCTTTGTACGGGTCCTATGCAATCAGATTGGTTTCCCAGGAAACGGGGTGTTGTCAATGGGATTAGCACCATCGGAGCCAATATTGGAACGGCAGTTTTAGCACCATTGATGACATTTTTATTAGGACGGGCAGAATATAAAGTTAGTTTATCTGTTTTTGCGGCGGCAGCAGTTGTATTAGGAATATACGCATTTGTTACTTTAAGAGATAATCCAATGGATGCAGGCATGTATCCGGATAATGTATCGAAAGAAAAATATGAAACGGAATATAAAGATATATCAGACAAAGATGACTATGTCAGCGATTGGACTATTTCTAAAATGCTGAAATGTAAAGAAGTATGGATTGCGGCAATTGTACCAGGATTTATTACATTAGGATTACTCGGAATTATTACACAATTTGTACAGCGGAATGTGTATTTGGGACTGTCAACGGATATGGCAGTTGGAGCAATGACTGTAGCTGGATTAATTGGGATTATAGGCAGTTATGGAATTGGATATATCGATACAAAAATAGGTACAAAAAAGGCTTGTATGATTTACTGCGGAGTGTTTGCGTTTGGGATTTTATTAAATCTATTAGCAAGTTTTTGGCCCCCGTTAGTATATGCTTCCATTTTTATTGTTGGTTTCTCTTTGGGAGGAAGTACTAATATGTCATTATCATTTCCGGCATCTATCTTTGGTGTGTTGGATTATCCAAAAGTAAATGGTGTGATTTTTCCAATTAATTATTGTATTGGATGTCTTAATTTTGTTGTAAATGCGGTTGTTATGAAATTGACGGGAAGCTTAACCGGGGCATATATTGTTTTCTTTTGTTTGTTTTTGGTTAACATTCTAATTGTAGCAGCAACAGAGGAAGGGAAATGGGATAAATTGAAACATCCGGAATTAATGAATGGAGGGGAAAAGAAACAATAG
- a CDS encoding FAD-dependent oxidoreductase produces MKRKCEGKKQYPHLFSPLRIGNIKMKNRIICAPTSPSMIDLNGHFTPEMIAYLEEKAMGGAGVVTYGEAIIHSKTGKSHNKQLQLDAFGVRQGMNEAARAIHNAGAYANIQLSHGGKYGGLASVGGNVATCETAYGPSYEMTPMGEVHEMPRTLIYEIIKSYGEAARLCKETGFDMVQVHAAHGWLFSQFLSPVMNQRKDEFGGSLENRARFFLMAVDAVRKAVGPHFPIEARISGDDFTDNGLGLEDCVKVAQMIDDKVDLINVSCGNHEDPDMFCRTHPSAFYPRGVNVYLAAQIKKHVNTPVACVGSLNDPAQMEDIIAAGQADAVELGRASLADPYLPKKAYEGRAEDITPCLRCYECFGATGELEMVKCAVNPIMGEQLAAKLHKSTADIMKSVLVVGGGPAGMEAAITLANRGHQVTLAEKSEKLGGNLHPAGAAYFKEDILKLIKVLERRVKEADIEVILNTEVTPEYVKERNPDVLMIAIGAKESRPPIKGIDGENVIMAIDAELHPEKLGSKIVIMGGGLVGAEGAVGFHHEGKEVSIIEMKSEIAEEVNSFYRGGLMPEVEKSAACYTDTMVKEITSSGVKCEKDGNEIFIEADSIVCALGFISPYDEVDQFDGVVEETYVIGDCRKVGKIYDAVNMGYYTALRV; encoded by the coding sequence ATGAAACGAAAATGTGAAGGGAAAAAGCAATATCCACATTTGTTTTCTCCATTGCGCATTGGCAATATTAAAATGAAAAATCGAATTATCTGTGCACCGACAAGTCCCAGCATGATTGATTTGAATGGACATTTTACACCAGAAATGATTGCTTATTTAGAAGAAAAAGCAATGGGTGGTGCCGGCGTTGTTACATATGGAGAAGCAATTATACACTCTAAAACAGGGAAATCCCATAATAAGCAATTACAATTAGATGCATTTGGGGTCAGACAGGGGATGAATGAGGCGGCAAGGGCAATTCACAATGCAGGTGCATATGCCAATATTCAGTTATCACATGGCGGAAAATATGGCGGATTAGCCAGTGTTGGAGGGAATGTTGCAACTTGCGAAACTGCGTATGGTCCAAGTTATGAAATGACACCAATGGGAGAAGTCCATGAAATGCCGAGAACGTTGATTTATGAAATTATTAAATCTTATGGAGAAGCGGCCAGATTATGTAAAGAAACAGGATTTGATATGGTGCAGGTGCATGCGGCGCATGGGTGGCTGTTTTCACAATTTTTATCTCCGGTTATGAACCAAAGAAAAGATGAATTTGGCGGTTCCTTAGAGAACCGTGCAAGATTTTTCCTAATGGCAGTAGATGCCGTAAGAAAAGCGGTAGGACCACATTTTCCGATTGAAGCAAGAATTTCAGGTGATGATTTTACGGACAATGGATTGGGATTAGAAGATTGTGTTAAAGTGGCTCAAATGATTGATGATAAGGTTGATCTAATTAATGTTTCATGCGGAAATCATGAAGATCCGGATATGTTTTGCCGTACTCATCCCTCTGCTTTCTATCCACGCGGAGTCAATGTCTATTTGGCAGCACAAATAAAAAAACATGTAAATACGCCGGTGGCATGTGTAGGATCACTGAATGACCCTGCCCAAATGGAAGATATAATTGCAGCCGGACAGGCGGATGCGGTTGAGTTAGGCCGTGCAAGTCTGGCAGATCCTTATTTGCCAAAGAAAGCATATGAAGGAAGAGCAGAAGACATTACACCGTGTTTAAGATGCTATGAATGTTTTGGGGCAACAGGCGAATTAGAAATGGTCAAATGTGCAGTTAATCCAATTATGGGAGAACAGTTGGCAGCAAAGCTTCATAAATCAACTGCGGATATTATGAAAAGTGTTCTGGTTGTTGGCGGCGGCCCGGCAGGAATGGAAGCTGCGATAACATTAGCCAATAGAGGGCATCAGGTTACACTTGCTGAAAAATCAGAGAAGCTGGGAGGAAATTTACATCCGGCAGGAGCAGCTTATTTTAAAGAAGATATTTTAAAATTAATTAAAGTATTAGAACGCCGTGTGAAAGAAGCTGATATAGAGGTTATTTTAAATACTGAAGTAACGCCTGAATATGTGAAAGAACGAAATCCGGATGTATTAATGATTGCCATTGGTGCCAAAGAAAGCCGGCCGCCAATCAAAGGAATTGATGGAGAAAATGTCATTATGGCAATTGATGCGGAACTTCATCCGGAAAAATTAGGATCAAAAATCGTCATTATGGGAGGAGGCCTTGTAGGTGCAGAAGGTGCTGTTGGATTTCACCATGAAGGAAAAGAAGTCAGTATTATAGAGATGAAATCGGAAATAGCAGAGGAAGTGAATTCGTTTTATCGAGGAGGATTGATGCCTGAGGTTGAAAAATCAGCAGCTTGTTATACTGATACAATGGTGAAAGAAATTACATCATCAGGAGTAAAATGTGAAAAAGACGGAAATGAAATTTTTATTGAAGCAGATAGTATCGTCTGTGCACTTGGATTTATATCTCCATATGATGAAGTTGATCAATTTGATGGAGTCGTAGAAGAAACATATGTAATCGGAGACTGCAGAAAAGTAGGAAAGATATATGATGCAGTTAACATGGGTTATTATACAGCACTGCGTGTATAA
- a CDS encoding helix-turn-helix domain-containing protein, translated as MKMNYEALGRKIKEVRRKQNMTQEYLAEKVDLSVSHISNIETAKTKVSLPTLVEISNALGVSVDYLLMDSYHSPEMKEDVFVKELDAVIENCGPRDKKIVLEISRKLAELLDGE; from the coding sequence ATGAAAATGAATTATGAAGCGCTGGGACGGAAAATAAAAGAAGTGAGAAGAAAACAGAACATGACTCAGGAATATTTAGCTGAGAAAGTTGATCTGTCGGTCAGTCATATTTCAAATATTGAAACGGCAAAGACAAAAGTCTCACTTCCCACGCTGGTTGAAATCAGCAATGCATTGGGAGTTTCTGTGGACTACCTGCTGATGGACAGTTATCACTCACCGGAAATGAAAGAGGATGTTTTTGTGAAAGAACTTGACGCGGTGATCGAAAACTGCGGGCCGAGAGATAAAAAGATTGTTCTGGAGATTTCCAGAAAGCTTGCGGAACTGTTAGACGGTGAATAG
- a CDS encoding MFS transporter, with protein METLRKDKNMGNNKNKTLIAAGLLVMSLTMACNSALAPILAEIGKFFPNASDTSIQIVLQIINLICLPGMLLEPYLEPHITKKNIGIIGTILMLAGALLPQVLNTELWMLYAASGIIGLGLSFVVVVSSSLISDYFTGLDKSRVMGFQSIFVSIGGALIAKGSGMFTAMAGWRRGYLVFLICIPIVLIVLATVPKGEVTKQEEKKEKAGISKEMVYFGLLCLVTGIFVATFNSNISMYIDRKGIGDASTAGTVASIMQIVGIAGGLVLGSVVKRLRRFTIGGAILMMALGTAMVGFSTSLPVVCAGALITGLGFAIRNPGAVTFAANMVPAVQASLAIAIVSASYNVGNFVSAYVVNPAANMLGSDISNRFLLSAAALAVIGIIACIKAPTTDAQALDSQE; from the coding sequence TTGGAAACGCTGAGAAAGGATAAAAATATGGGAAATAATAAAAATAAAACATTAATAGCTGCCGGATTATTGGTAATGTCATTAACAATGGCCTGTAATAGTGCATTGGCACCAATCCTTGCAGAAATCGGAAAGTTCTTTCCGAACGCTAGTGACACATCAATACAAATCGTATTACAGATTATTAATTTAATCTGTTTACCGGGAATGTTGCTGGAACCATATTTAGAGCCGCACATTACGAAGAAAAATATTGGTATTATTGGTACAATCCTTATGTTAGCTGGAGCATTGCTGCCACAGGTATTGAATACAGAACTATGGATGTTATATGCTGCCAGCGGAATTATCGGATTGGGATTATCCTTTGTGGTAGTTGTTAGTTCATCTTTAATTTCAGATTATTTTACGGGGCTTGACAAATCAAGAGTTATGGGATTCCAATCCATTTTTGTCAGTATCGGTGGAGCATTGATTGCCAAAGGTTCTGGAATGTTTACAGCAATGGCAGGATGGAGAAGAGGATATCTGGTATTTTTAATCTGTATTCCGATTGTTCTGATTGTTTTAGCAACTGTGCCAAAAGGTGAGGTTACAAAACAAGAGGAGAAGAAGGAAAAAGCAGGAATCTCAAAAGAAATGGTCTATTTTGGACTTTTATGTTTGGTAACAGGCATCTTTGTAGCAACTTTTAACTCAAATATTTCAATGTACATAGATCGAAAAGGAATCGGAGATGCAAGCACAGCAGGAACAGTTGCTTCTATTATGCAGATTGTAGGGATTGCAGGAGGATTAGTCTTAGGATCTGTTGTAAAGCGTTTAAGACGATTTACTATTGGCGGAGCAATTCTTATGATGGCGTTGGGAACAGCGATGGTTGGATTCTCAACAAGTTTACCAGTTGTGTGTGCCGGAGCTTTAATTACGGGTCTTGGTTTTGCAATTCGGAATCCGGGAGCTGTTACATTTGCCGCAAATATGGTACCGGCAGTTCAGGCATCTTTGGCGATTGCAATCGTATCAGCTTCATATAATGTTGGAAACTTTGTATCAGCATATGTAGTAAATCCTGCAGCCAATATGTTAGGCAGTGATATTTCAAATCGATTTTTATTGTCAGCTGCGGCACTGGCTGTTATTGGAATTATAGCATGTATAAAAGCACCAACTACAGATGCACAGGCGTTAGATTCACAAGAATAG
- a CDS encoding xylulokinase: MIKVENYLLGMDCGTTNIKAIIIGEDGKIIAEASRPSKFMIPKPNMQEQDANEWWENTKEIFHSLAEQAGEEITNKIRGISISSHTVSMLPIDADGNPVRNAMTYQDNRSSKELDTILQKIGEEEFIQIVGGQPSVSFLPSKILWFKNNEPDLFAQTQCFLQASSFINFKLTRKLTMDVDQASRTQCLDINTMKWSDKVGDVLGINLNEYLPQPVPVDDIIGFVTDDAARETGLVPGIPVVAGCSDAMASMYALGLSRLGDAGESSGTSSLVFVGSANQSKPDVPVVTKPCAVDGMPWIFDAPITTTGAAIKWFIDTMAAEERLYCQQHNLNIYNYLNELALESKPGSNGLFFFPYLLGERAPIWDEAARGMFIGMGINTTRSDIIRSIFEGTAFALRNVMETVKESGGEANILRICGGGAKSYTWSQIKASMLNIPVYLLDEASGDVPVGDALIVGYKVGVFEDLSKAVEQLIKVNDIVRPKEDWSRVYDQLYPYYVNMYQSLKDNLKSLKETMEYIY, translated from the coding sequence GTGATAAAAGTAGAGAATTACCTATTGGGAATGGATTGTGGAACAACGAATATAAAAGCAATTATCATAGGTGAAGACGGAAAAATAATTGCAGAAGCAAGCCGGCCAAGTAAATTTATGATTCCAAAACCTAATATGCAGGAACAAGATGCCAATGAATGGTGGGAAAATACAAAAGAAATCTTTCACTCGCTTGCAGAACAGGCGGGGGAAGAAATAACAAATAAAATACGTGGAATCTCTATCAGTTCACATACGGTCAGTATGCTGCCAATTGATGCAGATGGAAATCCGGTGCGAAATGCGATGACATATCAGGATAATCGTTCATCAAAAGAGTTAGATACAATTTTACAGAAGATTGGAGAAGAAGAATTTATTCAAATTGTGGGCGGACAGCCGTCAGTATCATTTTTACCAAGCAAAATTCTTTGGTTTAAAAACAATGAGCCGGACCTTTTTGCTCAAACACAATGTTTCTTACAGGCCAGTTCCTTCATTAATTTTAAATTAACAAGAAAATTGACGATGGATGTGGATCAGGCATCAAGAACACAGTGTTTAGACATCAACACCATGAAATGGTCAGATAAAGTTGGCGATGTGTTAGGAATTAATTTGAATGAATATCTTCCGCAGCCGGTACCAGTTGACGATATTATCGGATTTGTTACGGACGATGCGGCAAGAGAAACGGGATTAGTTCCAGGAATTCCGGTTGTAGCCGGATGCAGTGATGCAATGGCATCCATGTATGCGTTAGGATTGAGCCGTTTAGGAGATGCGGGAGAATCATCCGGAACGAGTTCTCTGGTTTTTGTTGGAAGTGCAAATCAAAGTAAACCGGATGTACCAGTTGTTACAAAACCATGTGCAGTTGATGGAATGCCCTGGATTTTTGACGCCCCAATTACAACGACAGGAGCAGCGATTAAATGGTTTATTGATACAATGGCAGCAGAAGAAAGGTTATATTGTCAACAACATAATTTAAATATTTATAACTATTTAAATGAATTAGCATTAGAATCAAAACCTGGTTCAAACGGATTGTTCTTCTTCCCTTATTTATTGGGTGAAAGAGCCCCTATATGGGATGAAGCAGCAAGAGGCATGTTTATCGGGATGGGAATCAATACAACGAGAAGTGATATCATTCGTTCTATCTTTGAAGGAACAGCATTTGCCTTAAGAAATGTCATGGAAACGGTTAAGGAATCAGGCGGAGAAGCAAATATATTAAGAATTTGCGGCGGCGGAGCTAAAAGTTATACATGGTCCCAGATTAAAGCTTCAATGTTAAATATACCAGTGTATTTGTTAGATGAAGCCTCAGGAGATGTTCCTGTCGGAGATGCTTTGATCGTTGGGTATAAAGTGGGTGTATTTGAGGATTTATCAAAAGCAGTAGAGCAATTAATCAAAGTAAACGACATTGTTCGTCCGAAAGAGGATTGGAGCCGGGTTTATGATCAATTATATCCTTACTATGTAAATATGTATCAGTCATTAAAAGATAATTTAAAATCGTTAAAGGAAACAATGGAATATATATATTAA
- a CDS encoding 2-hydroxyacid dehydrogenase yields the protein MKKKLVLCTQLPEKRLEEIEQYCDVTVAGELRHGKGNVTEEMTREECDGYEIVVLGDENAGTDTLNQWISSGMKFIGVAKGTPVTVDNEVLKAANIPLSYTPGRNRVAVAEYNIGLMLAAARKLTLSAAGLQKGEHLGEKMSDIYDVPDVKNVIWGPLDENHPYTDYGIGFELYGKKLGVAGYGAIGREVAVRAKAFGMEILAYDPYLSADKIEADGCKAVDLDTMLKESDMISIHLPVVDSTKGIVNKDWFSKMKPTAIVVNTARAAVIDQKDFVEALETGIIGGAAIDVYWKEPVPSNHPLLSMRNVVCTPHMAGLTTDVDHWSGEMMSQEVLAYLKDEDRKYIWKR from the coding sequence ATGAAAAAGAAATTAGTATTATGTACACAATTACCAGAGAAACGATTAGAAGAAATTGAGCAATATTGTGATGTAACCGTTGCAGGAGAACTGAGACACGGAAAAGGAAATGTCACAGAAGAGATGACACGTGAAGAATGTGACGGATACGAAATTGTTGTTTTAGGAGATGAGAATGCCGGAACAGATACCCTTAATCAGTGGATTAGTTCCGGGATGAAGTTTATTGGAGTTGCAAAAGGAACGCCAGTCACTGTTGACAACGAAGTATTAAAAGCAGCAAATATTCCACTATCTTATACACCAGGAAGAAATCGTGTAGCTGTTGCAGAATATAATATCGGACTGATGTTAGCGGCGGCAAGAAAACTGACATTAAGTGCAGCAGGACTTCAAAAAGGAGAACATCTTGGAGAGAAAATGTCAGATATTTATGATGTTCCAGATGTAAAAAATGTAATTTGGGGACCATTAGATGAAAATCATCCTTACACAGACTATGGAATTGGCTTTGAATTATATGGAAAGAAATTAGGAGTTGCCGGTTACGGAGCAATTGGACGGGAAGTAGCTGTAAGGGCAAAAGCCTTTGGTATGGAGATTTTAGCATATGATCCATATTTATCAGCTGATAAAATTGAAGCAGACGGATGTAAAGCTGTAGATCTAGATACAATGTTAAAAGAAAGTGATATGATTAGTATTCATCTGCCGGTTGTGGATTCAACAAAAGGAATCGTAAATAAAGATTGGTTCTCAAAAATGAAACCAACAGCAATTGTTGTTAATACTGCAAGAGCTGCTGTTATTGATCAAAAGGATTTTGTAGAGGCACTGGAAACAGGTATAATCGGCGGAGCTGCGATTGATGTCTATTGGAAAGAACCTGTTCCGTCAAATCATCCTTTACTTTCTATGAGAAATGTTGTTTGCACACCGCATATGGCAGGTCTCACAACCGATGTTGATCATTGGTCTGGAGAAATGATGTCACAGGAAGTTTTGGCATATTTAAAAGATGAAGACAGGAAATATATTTGGAAACGCTGA